The Candidatus Binatus sp. genome includes a region encoding these proteins:
- the atpA gene encoding F0F1 ATP synthase subunit alpha produces MAEIRPSEISEILKGEIKGFEGSIAVRETGRVLSCGDGIARIYGLQNAASGELLEFPHQIYGMVLNLEEDNVGAVLFGDPAAIEEGDEVKRTGRIAEVPVGEGLLGRVVNALGQPIDDKGPIKAAETRRIEIKAPGIVKRQPVKEPMQTGIKAIDSMLQIGRGQRELIIGDRQTGKTAIAIDTIINQRGQNVQCFYVAIGQKRSTVAQVVERLTRTGAMEYTTVIAATASEAAPLQFIAPYSGCTMGEYFRDNGKHALLVYDDLSKHAQAYRQLSLLLRRPPGREAYPGDVFYLHSRLLERAAKMSDEMGGGSLTALPVIETQEGDVSAYIPTNVISITDGQIILDKDLFNSNVRPAVNVGLSVSRVGFSAAVKAMKQVGGTLKLDLAQYREMAAFAQFGSDLDASSQRLLARGARLTEMLKQNQYDPLPMEKEVLIIFAANEGYFDKLTVEQIRPFEKGLYANFDARHADLLTEVREKRELTDDLKKKIKAGLDVYEQSFLAENNKGAATAA; encoded by the coding sequence ATGGCGGAAATCAGACCATCAGAAATCAGCGAGATCCTCAAAGGCGAGATCAAAGGCTTCGAGGGCAGTATCGCGGTGCGCGAAACGGGCCGCGTGCTGTCGTGCGGCGACGGAATCGCGCGTATCTACGGGCTGCAGAACGCGGCGTCGGGCGAGCTGCTCGAATTTCCGCATCAGATTTACGGGATGGTGCTGAACCTCGAAGAGGACAACGTCGGCGCGGTGCTGTTTGGCGACCCGGCGGCAATCGAAGAGGGCGACGAGGTCAAGCGGACCGGCAGAATCGCGGAAGTGCCGGTCGGCGAGGGACTGCTGGGGCGCGTCGTGAATGCGCTCGGCCAGCCGATCGACGACAAGGGACCGATCAAGGCGGCTGAGACGCGGCGAATCGAAATCAAGGCGCCGGGAATCGTCAAACGCCAGCCGGTCAAGGAGCCGATGCAGACCGGGATCAAGGCGATCGACTCGATGCTGCAAATCGGACGCGGCCAGCGCGAACTGATCATCGGCGACCGGCAGACGGGGAAGACGGCGATTGCGATCGATACGATTATCAATCAGCGCGGGCAGAACGTGCAGTGCTTCTACGTTGCGATCGGGCAGAAGCGCTCGACGGTCGCGCAGGTGGTCGAGCGGCTAACGCGCACCGGCGCGATGGAATACACCACGGTGATCGCGGCGACCGCGTCGGAAGCCGCGCCGCTGCAGTTTATCGCGCCATACAGCGGATGCACGATGGGCGAATATTTTCGCGACAACGGCAAGCATGCGCTGCTGGTGTACGACGATTTGAGCAAGCACGCGCAGGCGTATCGGCAGTTGTCGTTGCTGCTGCGCCGTCCGCCCGGACGCGAGGCATATCCCGGCGACGTATTTTATCTGCATTCGCGCTTGCTCGAGCGCGCGGCCAAGATGAGTGACGAGATGGGCGGCGGTTCGCTGACCGCGCTGCCGGTGATCGAGACGCAGGAAGGCGACGTCTCGGCTTACATCCCGACCAACGTCATCTCGATTACCGACGGCCAGATCATTCTCGACAAGGATCTTTTCAACTCGAACGTGCGGCCGGCAGTGAACGTCGGACTCTCGGTTTCGCGCGTCGGATTTTCAGCCGCGGTCAAAGCGATGAAGCAGGTCGGCGGCACGCTCAAGCTCGACCTCGCGCAGTATCGCGAGATGGCGGCGTTCGCGCAGTTCGGCTCGGATCTCGACGCCTCGTCGCAGCGGCTGCTCGCTCGCGGCGCGCGGCTAACCGAGATGCTGAAGCAGAATCAGTACGATCCCCTGCCGATGGAGAAAGAAGTGCTGATCATCTTCGCGGCGAACGAAGGCTACTTCGACAAGCTCACCGTCGAGCAGATTCGTCCGTTCGAGAAGGGATTGTACGCGAACTTTGACGCGCGCCATGCCGACTTGCTGACCGAGGTGCGCGAAAAGCGCGAGCTCACCGACGATTTGAAGAAGAAGATCAAAGCCGGACTCGACGTGTATGAGCAGTCGTTCCTAGCTGAGAACAACAAGGGCGCTGCAACGGCGGCTTAA
- the atpH gene encoding ATP synthase F1 subunit delta, protein MKGSRVARRYARALLELADKGALEKWGAELERLAAMADSPELVERLTSPELSEQSRQEAMAKIAERMELSFPLRSFAVVVAQHGRIRELSAIAEAYRDLVDQMLGRERATLTFAIQPSDDEIKRVVAGLEAIAGKKIIPTIKVDAALLGGVTAELGGKIYDGSLANRLDEAKRRLAG, encoded by the coding sequence ATGAAGGGTTCTCGAGTCGCGAGACGCTACGCGCGCGCATTGCTCGAACTGGCCGACAAGGGCGCCCTGGAGAAGTGGGGCGCCGAACTCGAGCGATTGGCCGCGATGGCCGATTCGCCGGAACTCGTTGAGCGATTGACCTCGCCGGAATTGTCGGAGCAATCGCGGCAGGAAGCGATGGCGAAGATCGCGGAGCGGATGGAGCTCAGCTTTCCGCTGCGATCGTTCGCAGTTGTCGTCGCGCAGCATGGACGGATTCGAGAACTCAGCGCGATTGCCGAGGCGTATCGCGATCTCGTCGATCAAATGCTCGGGCGCGAGCGCGCAACGCTGACGTTTGCGATTCAGCCGTCGGACGACGAGATCAAGCGCGTCGTCGCGGGCCTCGAGGCGATCGCAGGCAAAAAGATTATTCCCACCATAAAAGTCGATGCCGCTCTGCTCGGCGGCGTGACAGCGGAATTGGGCGGCAAAATATACGACGGCAGTCTTGCAAATCGCCTCGACGAGGCGAAGCGCCGGCTGGCAGGTTAG
- a CDS encoding ATP synthase F0 subunit B — translation MHIPPNWGIFFTLIVSFLIFWFIFSRLFFKPFLNLLAERERRFKDLNDRTEQLLREARAAEEDREARLAAVRRDAIARRETERRNAEARAAEIMEAAKAEARESLEQVRAKIEQELKTAEHELEQMGRDLAGQLAERVLGRPLNGGAVSGKSTGND, via the coding sequence ATGCATATCCCGCCGAATTGGGGGATATTTTTCACCCTGATTGTTTCGTTCCTCATTTTCTGGTTTATATTCAGCCGGCTGTTTTTTAAGCCATTCCTGAACCTGCTTGCCGAGCGCGAGCGCAGGTTCAAGGACTTGAACGATCGCACCGAGCAATTGCTCCGGGAAGCGCGCGCCGCCGAGGAAGATCGCGAGGCGCGACTCGCCGCCGTCAGACGCGACGCGATCGCGCGGCGCGAGACCGAGCGCCGCAACGCGGAGGCGCGCGCCGCCGAAATAATGGAAGCGGCCAAGGCCGAAGCGCGCGAATCGCTCGAGCAGGTGCGCGCGAAGATCGAGCAGGAGCTCAAGACGGCGGAACACGAGCTCGAGCAGATGGGGCGCGATCTTGCGGGCCAACTGGCCGAACGCGTGCTGGGCCGTCCGCTGAACGGCGGCGCGGTATCGGGCAAGAGTACTGGAAACGACTAG
- a CDS encoding polymer-forming cytoskeletal protein: MALFTKEPEKNPKLQPTTTPPASSASSTQPNLQGSAGSQTGRAGGAAGGEARAYLDRGSKLSGKISFEGPARIDGEVDGEINAKDALTIGESAVVTAQIRAAAVTVAGKVSGDIIASQRIEIRPSAKVNGNLSAPVLVVQEGALFEGHCSMQPEGVREDRKVTVFPKEERMAQAAGGQKQA, encoded by the coding sequence ATGGCGCTATTCACCAAGGAACCCGAGAAGAACCCCAAGCTTCAACCGACGACCACTCCGCCGGCCTCCTCTGCTTCATCCACGCAGCCAAATCTTCAAGGCTCGGCCGGTTCGCAGACGGGCCGCGCCGGTGGAGCTGCGGGCGGCGAAGCGCGCGCCTATCTCGATCGCGGTTCCAAGCTGAGCGGCAAGATTTCGTTCGAAGGTCCCGCGCGAATCGACGGCGAAGTCGATGGCGAGATCAACGCCAAGGACGCGCTCACGATCGGCGAGAGCGCGGTGGTGACGGCGCAGATACGTGCGGCGGCGGTAACGGTCGCGGGCAAGGTGAGCGGCGATATTATCGCGTCGCAGCGAATCGAGATTCGTCCCTCGGCCAAGGTCAACGGCAATCTCTCGGCGCCGGTGCTGGTGGTGCAGGAAGGCGCGCTGTTCGAAGGTCATTGCTCGATGCAGCCGGAAGGCGTGCGCGAAGACCGCAAGGTGACGGTGTTCCCCAAGGAGGAACGCATGGCGCAGGCGGCCGGAGGGCAGAAGCAGGCCTGA